The region ATACTTTTTGGCCCATACTCTGTCTGGTCCAGGTGGGCGGACCGGACGAGTCGGTAATCATCGATCCGATGGCGGAGGGGATCGACCTCACGCCGCTATACGATGTGCTCACAGATCAGAACGTCTTGAAGGTATTCCATGCCGCGCGGCAGGACGTCGAACTGTTCCATCACCTGACTGGTCATGTGCCGTCCCCCCTGTTCGACACTCAACTCGCGGCGATGGTCTGTGGGTTCGGCGATTCGGTCGGCTATGAGAAACTTGCCGCCCGGCTTGCCGACGCTCAAATAGACAAGACGTTGCGTTTCACTGATTGGGCGCGCCGTCCGCTCACTGATCGTCAGCTTATCTATGCGGTGGCCGATGTCAGCCACCTGCGGCCAATTTACGACAAACTATCCGCCCAGTTGGAAAGTAACGGTAGGCGAAGCTGGATCGATGAGGAGATGAAAATTCTCACGAGCCCCTCAACTTATGAAAATGAACCTGAGAATGCCTGGCTGCGCATTAAAGTGCGCAATGCCAAGCCTCGCTTCTTGGCGATCCTGCGAGAAGTTGCGGCCTGGCGAGAAAAAGAAGCACAGCGCCGCAACGTTCCGCGCAACCGTGTCATCCGGGAAGAAGCGTTGACCGAGATCGCGGCGAGCGCTCCGACCAACGTTGATGAGCTCGCTCGGGTACGCGCCATCAGCCAAAAACTGGCAGAAGGAGAAATGGGACGGGCGATTTTGAAGGTAGTCCAACATGCGCTTTCGCTGAGCAAGGAGAGTTATCCGGTGCCGCCCAAGCATATCGAAAAGCCGATTGGCATGGCGCCGCTTATGGAGCTTTTGAAGGTTTTGCTGAAAATGCGCTGCGAACAAACGGGTGTCGCACAGAAATTGGTCGCTACAGTCAGTGATTTGGAACGTTTTGCTGCCGGCGATGAGGATTCGCCGCTACTCAGCGGTTGGCGGCTAGAGCTTTTCGGTGAACTCGCACTCGCGCTCACCGACGGCCGTGTCGCGTTGACGGCTTTGAACGGCCAGATTCAGGTTATTCCGCAAGATGCAGAAGCGGCGAAACTAACGGCCCCGCCCAAACGATCTAAGCGGCCACGCCGGCGCCCGCGACGCGGAAATGAAGGGCCGCCGGACGAAACGCGTGCCGACGAACTCGCTGAATGAAGTTTTTGAGCTTCGATATTAGGGAACAGTCGTCAGTTTGGCGCGTCTCGCGCTGCCGTCGGCCGAGAGGCCAGGCGGCGCCATGAAAGCTTCATGGAGGTTGAAACGCTCGCCGTCCCCCCAGATGCGCGAATACTCGCCGTCCGCTCCCAGCTCCCAGCTCTGATCCGTATCCTTCATATTGAAGGGCATTATCTGCTCCAGGAGTTGAGCATGAACTGTGTCGTTAAAAATCGGGACCAGAACTTCGACCCGCCAATCAAAATTTCGCGGCATCCAATCCGCCGAGGACAGGAACACTTTCGCTTCCGCCGAAGGCAAGCCGTGGCCTGCGCCGAAGCAGACGATGCGTGCATGTTCCAAGAAACGCCCGACGATGCTCTTAACGCGGATGTTTTCAGACAGTCCCGGCACTCCTGGGCGCAGGCAACAAACGCCCCGCACCACCAAGTCTATGGATACACCGGCCTGAGATGCTCTGTAGAGCGCGTCGATGACCTCGCCATCGACCAAGGAATTTAGCTTCGCCCATATTACGGCCGGCCGATTGGCGCGCGCGTGAGCGATTTCGTCGTCGATCAAAGATAATATTTCATGGCGCAGATCGATGGGAGCGACGGCGATGCATTCGAATTTGTCTGGACGAGCGCCGCCTGTCAGATAATTAAACAAATAGGCCGCGTCATGGCAAAGCGCAGGATCGCAGGTGAAGAAGGAAATGTCTGCATACACCTTCGCAGTGATCGGGTGATAATTTCCGGTGCCAAAATGAACGTAACTGCGAATACCATCAGCCTCGCGCCGCACCACGAGCGATGCCTTTGCATGGGTTTTCTTGTCGAAGAAGCCGTATATGACCTGGGCGCCGGCACGCTCCAAATCCCGCGCCCATTTAATGTTCGCTTCCTCGTCAAAGCGAGCGTTCAACTCGACCAGGGCCGTAACTGATTTGCCGGCCTCCGCCGCCTCAATCAGGGCCTTCACGATCGGCGATTCATCGCTGGTGCGATAGAGAGTTTGCTTGATCGCGACCACATCGCTGTCACGCGCCGCCTGATTGAGAAACTGCACGACCATCTCAAAACTTTCGTAGGGATGGTGCACGAGCAAATCCTTGGAGCGGATTGCCGCAAAACAATCACCGCCATGCTCCCTCACCCGCTCCGGAAATCGCGCGTGATACGGAGGGAACAGCAAATCAGAACGGCCACATTCGATGAGCACTGCCGTATCTGCCATTCCCAAAAGACCATCGACTTTGACAATGCCAGAGCTATCCACCGCCAAGCTGCCTGCGACAAAATCGAGCAGCCCTTGCGCAATGCCGTTGTTGACTTCCAGGCGGATCACATTGCCGCGGCGACGCTTCTTGAGAGCGGATTCAAATACGCGGACCAAATCCTCCGCTTCCTCTTCCAACTCGATATCGCTGTCGCGAAGAATTCGAAATTGACCCACTTTGACGATCGAGGACCCAATAAAAAGCCGTTCGAGAAACTGCTCAACAAGCTTCTCAAGCGGCAAATAGCGCAGGGCGTGCCCAGGGCGTGGTGGAAGTGGCACAAATCTACCCACTCCAGCAGGCAGGGGAACGAGCGCCGGACGGGCTGAACCATTTCGCAATTGCTTCAGTTCCAAAACCAGCGCAAAGCCAAGATTGGGGATGAATGGAAAGGGATGCGCAGGATCAATGGCGAGGGGCGTTAAGACTGGAAACAGACGACTCATGAAATATTGCTCGGCCCATTCAAGGTCCGCTTCGTCTAAGTCTTCGAGATCTGAAACTAAAACGCCGGCGCCACCGAGCAGACCACGTAATTCGTGCCAGCAATCCTGTTGCCTCGCCATCAGTTTTCCCGCCCGCGAATTGACAGCGTCGAGCTGTTGGCCGGGCGTCAATCCGTCCTGGCTGAGTTGCCTGACATCGGCATCCACTTGTCCACGTAGTCCGGCGGCCCGCACCATATAGAATTCGTCAAGGTTGGAGGCGGAAATCGAAAGAAAGCGCACACGCTCTAACAGCGGGTGCGCCTCGTTCTCGGTTTCCTCAATCACGCGCTCGTTAAACGCCAACCAGGAAAGCTCGCGATTAATGTAGCGCTCCTCCGGCGAAAAGGCTTGTAGCTGAATATCGGTGGCGTTTGTTCTCTGCTCTTCCATTTACTTCGCTTTATTACGTTCCCAATCGGCAATGGCGGGCTTACTAGAATTCCATTCTAGCATGCGGCGCGCGGGCTGCAATTTACCGCCCTTCCGCCTCAGCAAGTGCCAACCGAGCCAGGGGTATAGTTATCTGCCGCTGCTCGGCGAGCGCAAGGCGATCTATCTCCGCCGCAATGCTGCGGGCGGCGGAGAAAGAACGTTCCATTCTGGCCAGCAGAAACGAGATAATTTCCTCCCCAATCAGCAATTGTCGATCTTCAAACATTTTTCGCATGACGGCGCTCAACACCATGTCGTCAGGATCGGCAATCGATATTGCCGGCATGGCGCGAAGGCGGGAGAGAAGGTCCGGGAGGCGAAACCCCATACGCCCCGGCGCTTCAAGTCCGGTGAATAGAATGTGCCCGTTCCTTTCGCCTATCAAATTGTAAAGATGCAAAAGCGTCTGCTCCGGGACATCGGCATTGATATTTTCGATTACCAGCGCGGGGGCGTTTGAAATTATCTCCGCCGCATCCCGCCCGCGAAGCGCCATCGCGGCAACCTTGGTGGCCCCACTCCGCACCCGCCAAATTTCAGCCAAATGCGTTTTTCCGCATCCGGGCGAGCCGTAAAACGAAAGGCCGGTCGCCGGCCAATCAGGCCAGCGGTCAATCCACAGCAACGCATTTTCATTACATGGTGCTGCGATGAAATCCTTTCGGCCCTGCGCCGTCCGGTGGCCAAGGTCGAGCGGAATCTGAACGGTCTCGCGCCTTTGCTTGGGCATCTACTCTAGGGTTGCTGCGTTTCGGAAACTTCGTCCGTCTTAGCCATCTCTTCGCCGCCAAGATAAATATTGCTTTCGAGATATTGGCCGATGCCGAAACGAATGATTACGCCCATCAATGCCGCGACCGGTAAGGCAATCAGCATGCCGACGAATCCGAATAGGGTGCCACCACCGAGAACGGCAAAGATGACCCACACCGGATGCAGTCGAATACGATCACCTACCAGCTTGGGCGTAAGAATCATGCCTTCGGCAAGTTGGCCAACAATGAAAATACCGGCGACGACGGCAATTCGCCAACCCTCATCAAATTGGAGAAAGGCCAAACCGACACATATTATCAGGCCGCCCAACGACCCGAGATAAGGAACGAACGATAGGAGTCCGGCGGCCAAGCCGATCGCCAGGCCAAATTGAAGTCCTGCGGCACTCAGAGTCGCAGCGTAAAAGATGCCCAGTATGATGCACACCATTCCGGTGCCACGTATAAAACCGGAGAGCGTGCTGTCCATGAGGCGCGCCTGCTCGCGAATGGTCTCGGCCTGCGCTTTTGGCAACCAGCCATTCAACCGAGCGACAATCGAATCCCAATCGCGCAACAAATAAAATGTGACGACCGGCGTGATGAACAACAAGGCGAGCAAGTTAACCAACGCCATCCCGCCAGCCCAGACGTTGCCCAGCATGCCGAGGACAAACTGTGCCGCACGCTCGGAAAATTGCTCGATCACCGCGTCAGCGCGATCGGCTTGTTCCGTGTCTAACTTATTCGTCCAGCGTTCGACCAAGGGCTCGGCCCACCCCCGAACGGACTGAAAATAATTGGGCAGGTTGCCGAGAAAATCGACGATCTGCCTCTGCAACAGCGGCACTGCGAATATCAGAAACAAAACAACAAGGATCGTAAATGCAGAGGTAATGATGGTGGTGGCAAGAGTCCGGGAGAGGCCGGCTTTCTCAAGCCGATCGGCGACCGGATCGAGAAAATAGGCTACCGCCATTCCGGCCACAAAGGGCAGCAGGATGCTTTGAAAGAGCAGCAGCAAGATGATCACAACGGCGAGCGCCGCCAGCCAAATTCCTGTAAAGGTGCGAATTTTCATTGTCATGGCGTCACAGCTATCATGGAATTATAGATTCTTCTCGCTCGGTCTACTCTGCCCACTGGTGACCTCACTCGGCAATACCCAGCCGCCAGATTCAAAATTCAAGGCGAGATTCGATTGTGCGAGCCCCAGCATTAATTGTTCTTTCTCGCCGAAATAACGTAGCAACACATCGGCTTGCCCGCGCGATAATTTAGCCAAATCCACACTGGCAACCACCGCCAATTCACGCAATCGACGCCGGGTTTCAACCCACTCCGATAAAGATTCTAGCGGCACCACAATGCGCATCTCGTTCTCATGCCCAAAGCGCAGCATGTTGGCCTGCTTCCAACCACTTTCTATATGCGCCACGACGCGCGCCACCGCGCGCGCCAACAGGTCTTCTCTGCTTTCGCCGCGCGCGCCGCGCAACAACTCAGTCGACGGTGATGGCGTTGCTGCCCCGACCTGATGGATAGTTAGCTGCAAAATTGCGCCCTCCACGGGCTCGCGGACCCGAGGGCTGCTGGCTACGTCAGTTTCTGCGGCATCGCCAGACGGGTCACCACCGGCATCACTGACGTTCCCTCCATCGACATCGGGATCGTCTTCCACCGGCCAGTCCGGAAGCTCCAGATAAGCCGAGGCAACGACAACTTCCTGAGTGCCATATCGTTCGGCCAGACTGAAAAGTGCCTCGCGCGATGGCGCGAGGGCTTGCGAGGGCTCGATCGCCGCCATGTCCATGACGTCTCCGAGCGGTAGGATCAAGGGAACTAGGCCCTCATGGGCCGGGCGCGCCAACCATGCGTTACGCCAGTCAGCTGGCTCGAGCCACAAGGAGGCGCCGTTACCGGCATCAAATATCGGTAAAAGAAGGACGTTGTTGCTACGTGTCTCGGCAAAGCGAATTTTTTGCTGTTGTAGCAATTTTCTAACTGCTATTTTATTAAAGTCAAAAATTAAACTTGCTCTATATCTTGTTGAAGATACTAATTCTTTTTCTATTATATAGCCGTCAACTAGATCCGCCACCTGGGAGGTTTCGAGAACTGGCACGAGCACGCGATCGGCCGACAACACCAGGCGTTGGAGGAGGCGTTCGAAAGCCTGTCGTTGGCCATTGGCCAGGGCCACGGACCGTGCTTCAGCAGCCGATTTGGCGGAGGAATCCACAGCGATATCCCGCACCGTGTATACCGAATCCGCTTTCACGGCACCCGAAGAAAGGGTGACGCAGAGGGCGAGCAATCCAGCGAGAACGCTAACTCTCCGTAAGGTTCGCGGCTGAATCATTACAGAAAGCCCAGACATAAAGTATGTTGCGAATGCGCGGCCATCTCAGGGAGGGGCTCCCTTGAAAAGCGGAATACAATAACATGAGCAGGCGAAAAAAAAACGATAGCGCGGGTGGGCGCGAAGGCCCGGCAAGACAACTGAGACTTGCTGTATTGATATCTGGCAGTGGAACCAACCTACAGGCACTGATCGACGCATGCAGCGAGGCCGACTATCCGGCCAGGATATGCTTGGTCATCTCCAATAAGGACAATGCCGGCGGCCTCGCGCGCGCGGAAAACGCCAACATACCAACCTTGATAATCCGCCATACGGATTTTGAAGCACGCGGCGCTTTCGATGACGCGCTCACCGCGGCGCTCGAGGCGGCAAATGTGGACCTGGTCTGTCTCGCCGGGTTCCTGCGTGTGCTCGGACAGCCATTTGTCGAGCACTGGCAGGACCGGCTCATCAACATTCACCCTGCCCTGCTGCCCGCCTTCAAGGGCCTGCACACCCATAGGCAGGCTCTTGAAGCCGGCGTGCGCATCGCCGGCTGCACAGTTCACTACGTGCGAGCCGAAGTCGATGTCGGGCCGATTATCGCCCAGGCGGCGGTCGCCGTCCTTCCGGGAGACAGCGAGGAAAGCTTAGGCCAGCGAGTCTTGAAACAGGAGCATCGGCTTTATCCGCTCGCGGTTGAACTTATCGCCCGCGGAAAAGTACGGATAGAAGGCGGAAACGCCCACCTGCAGTGCGCTTGGGCCAGAGAAGACGCGTTGCTGATCAACCCACCGCCGGCGACCAGGAAATAGAAAAAGGCCCGCGGCGAGACGCCAGCGGGCCTTAATCTTCGATGCTATCGAGTTTAGCTGGCGTTCTCGGCGAAGGTCTCGACCACGCCGTCGACGCGGGCACGAATCGGCGCAATCGCGTCATTCGCGGTCTTCACGGCCATCTCAGTAATCTTGCCTGATTCCGAAACATAGTTATCGAATGCGCTGCGCGCCCAATCCGCTTGCATTTCCGCCGCATCGGTCGGATTCTTCGCAGAAAAAATGGCTTCTGCTGCTGCGCCATTGCGTTCAAAGGCACCTTTGGCGAAGGCTAACCAAGCTTGGTTGACGCTACCGAAGCCCTGCGCAGCGATACTTGACGCCGCAACGAAGGCTTCCATGTTTCCGCGCCCGGCATCAGCCAGTTTCTCGAAGGAACCGTTGGCATCCCAACCGTTGGCGAAAATGTTTCCGTTGGTCTTTTTCTTTTGTGTCGGCATTTTGTACTGCTCCAGGAATGTTAAATTGCTGCACTGCGGTATGTTGTTGCAGTGCAATATATGCAGCGCAATAAATATGTCAAGGGGGTCGATCTGCGGTGGGTGCTGGTGGGTAATTCTTTCGGAAAGCTACAGGCATCGGCCGATCCGCACGGCCGCACAAATTCAGCACCGTGGATTCAACGGAATTCTTAAAAAATCGACGGTTGGGACCCTAGGGTGCCCTTAACGGCAAGTGATCGGTGCGACGACGAGTATAACGCGAATCTCTGCTCGTCATCCTGTAGCTGCTGCGCCAGGTCGCGGCTCCCTAACAATCCATATGTGCCGGACGCGGCAACCCCACCTATCTGCAGCGAGAGATATATTGCTTCCCCTTCGCGCCGCGAATCCGCGAGCCGGCGCTTTCTAAGGTCGCGGTGTGCGTGAATCTATGTTTCAATACTGAGATAGTTAAACTTATATTTATTTTACCCTTCTAATATTGAACTGTGCACAAAGTCTTGGTTTTTTTCTTCTTTATAAGCATTTAAATACCATCTCGAAATTGCCCAATTGGCGTCTCAACAGTGCCAAGCCATCAGGAATGACCCTTAATGATTTCAGAGAAGGCCAGCGATGCCGGCGTAGTTTTCACGTCACCAGCGTTTGACCGGCATGAACAGGTCATATTTTGCACCGATGCTGAAAGTGGGCTTCGCGCCATCATTGCTATTCACGACACAAGCCTTGGTCCCGCTCTCGGCGGCTGCCGGATGTGGCCTTATCGAACCGAGAATGAAGCGATCGTCGACGTGCTGCGACTTTCGCGCGCGATGAGCTTCAAGAACGCGCTGGCGAAATTGTCCACCGGCGGCGGAAAGAGTGTGATCATCGGCGACCCCGAACGCGATAAGAGTGACGCTCTCTTTCACGCCTTTGGGCGATTTGTCGAAAACCTGGGCGGCCGTTATATCGTCGCCGAGGATGTCGGCACGACAGTCGAAGATATGAACCAAATCAGACGTCAAACCTCGCACGTGATGGGATTCTCAGCGCGCGAAGGCAGCAGCGGAGACCCCTCTCCAGTCACAGCGTATGGCGTTTTTTGCGGACTCAGGGCGGCGGTCGAATTCCGCTTCGGTCGCGACGACCTCTCGGGCTTGCGCGTCGCCGTGCAGGGGATTGGCCACGTAGGATACCAGCTGTGCAAATATCTTCACGAAGCCGGCGCCAAGTTGCTTGTAAGCGATATTAACCGCGCCGCAGTGGCGCGTGCTGAAGCGGATTTCGGTGCGCGCGCTATCGACGGAACAGACATCTACAGCCAAGACGTCGATGTTTTCGCGCCCTGCGCACTAGGCGCTGAATTGAATAGCCGGACTATTCCACAACTGAGAGCCCAGGTCGTTGCGGGCGCAGCCAACAATCAATTGGAATGCGCCGAGGATGGATCCAAATTGGCCGCGCGCAATATTCTCTATGCACCCGACTACGTCATCAATGCAGGAGGGGTCATCAATCTCTCCTACGAGCGGGAAAGCCGGTATGAGCGCGACAAGGCGATGGCGCATACCGCGCGCATCTACGATATCGCGATGGAAATTTTTGGCCGCGCCAAGCGCGAGGGCCGCCCCACCAACGAAATCGCAGATAATATGGCGCAAGAATTGCTTGGCGCCCGTGGCCAAGCGGTTGACGAAATGACATAGGCAGGGCATTTATCCGCCGGCGCTAATTCATGCGCAATTACCCGCAAGAAAAGAAACGCAATGAAACTTGTCACTTATCAATTTGCTGGCTCCGTTGGCCTAGGCGCCGTCGACCCGCAAGCTGGCATGATCCATCCTCTCAGAGACAGCGAAACGGCGTACGGCAACGACATGGTGGCGCTCATCAAGCAGCACACCAGGCTCGACGCCCCTTTGGAAACGGAGACCACCGGAATCGCGCTGGAGAAAGTAAAATTACTCGCGCCCATTCCACGTCCAACCAAGAATATTTTTTGCGTCGGTAAGAACTATTTTGAACATGCCCAGGAATTTACGCAAAGCGGTTTCGACGCGACGAGTAAGCGTGGCGATAACATTCCGGACCATCCGATAATTTTTACCAAGGCGCCGACGACGGTTACCGCGCCTGGAGATGACGTACCGTGCCATAGCGGACTGAGCGTACAGCTGGATTATGAGGCCGAACTTGCCGTTATCATCGGCGAAGGCGGGAGCAGGATTAGCAAGGCTGATGCCTTTAACCATGTCTTCGGCTACACAATCACAAATGACGTGACGGCCCGCGACCTGCAACTTAAGCATCGTCAATGGTTCATCGGAAAATCGCTCGATGGCTCCTGCCCGATGGGACCCTGGATCGCGAGCGCCGATGAATTAGACGCTGAGAATCTTTCGATCCGATGCTGGATAAACGGCGAATTACGCCAAGATGGGAATTCGCGTGATCTCATATTCGACATCCCGACTTTGATCGAAACGATTTCCGCAGGCATTAGGTTAGAGCCAGGTGATATTATTTCCACGGGCACACCATCAGGTGTCGGTATCGGATTCGACCCGCCACGTTTTCTCGCCCCCGGGGATGTCATGAAAATTGAAATCGATGGTCTTGGAAGTTTGGAAAACAAGATTGTCTAAGGTACTGACAACCGTCTGCTAAGGGAGACCGAAAATCATGATGACGATAAATAATAAATATCTGGAGATCGAGCAGCACGGCCAGGGCGACGCCATGATCATGGTGCATGGCCTCGGCGGAACGTCGAATGCCTGGTATCCGCAGGCAACTTTGCTGGCGCGTTCTTTTCATGTCATTCGGCCAGATATGGAAGGCTCGGGACGTTCGCCCGCAAAGGGCAAAATTTCCATCGCCAGCCTGGTAAAAGATGTTTCCAAGCTGATGGACAAGTTGAATATCAAGTCGGCGCATTTCATCGGCCACTCGATGGGTACAATTGTCTGCCAGCACCTGGCCGCGAGTAGCCCGGCGCGGGTCAAGAGTCTGGCGCTTTTAGGACCGTTAGCGGAACCGCCGCAGGCCGCGCGCGGCGCTATCAAAGACCGCGCCTCGGCCGCGCGCAGCAACGGCATGACTCCTATCGCTGATACGTTGGTGCAGGTGGCGTTGTCCGCTGATTCGCGTGTTCATCAGCCCTCTGTCGCTGCGTTCGTGCGTGAAATCATCATGCGCCAGGACGCGGAAGGATATGCGCGGACCTGCGAGGCACTCGCGGTGGCCAAATCAGCCGATTTATCCAAAATCAAATGCCGCACTTTGCTTATTACCGGCGATGAAGACGGCGTGGCGCCGCCCGCCAGCGTCCAGAAACTCTCGCGGGCCATCAAGGGTTCCAAGGCGATAATTTTGGATCGTTGCGGCCACTGGACTCCAATTGAAAGGTCGTCCGAGGTGAATGCGGCACTGATGAATTTCTATTTCGGTTGACGGTGACATGGCGCGGCAAACAGGCAGAGAAGTTCGTAGTGGCACGACCCAGGCCAAGTTAAGACCGAGGAAGCCAACCTCGGTCCGGCAGCCGGTCACTCTTTATGTGTGCCGGTCCTGCGTATGGAGCGAGGCGCAACGCGAACAGGACGGCCGGCGGCAGGGGGAATTTCTACTTGAAGCCATTAATCAGGAGATCGAGCGTGTTCCGCTCCCCCAAAATTCAAGTCTGCGTGCAGTACATTGTCTGAACGGCTGTAAAAGCCCCTGCAACGTGGCGTTCCGCTCGCCCGGCAAACATGGTCTTCGCTTCAGTCATCTAACTCCGGACAATGCAGGGGAGGTGCTGTCGTTCCTTGGCGCCTATTTTGAAAGCGAAGTCGGAGATGTCGCGGAAGCGGATATACCCGAGGGATTACGCGGCAAATTGACGGTTCGAACCCCGCCGCCGCCGATCCGACCCATTAGCCGCCTAAAATAAACCCCTTCGCCGTAACAAACCTTCGATCTTTCGCGGCGGAAGGGCGGTGTGGCTCCGGTAGCGTCGAATTCCGTCGCACTGCAGGCGCCGCAACAGACTGAGCATTTCCTCTGAATCGATATTGCTGGCATTTACTTTTAGCCCGATTCCGTGGGCCAGAGAAATTAGCGCCGTCAGCAACAATCGATTTGCGTGATTTGCGGAAGCGCCATTGAGAATCCCACCTTCAAGAGACAAATTGTCGAGCGGCAATCCGCGCCAATTTTCCAAGAGGTGAGCGCCCACCGCAAATCCATCAACAGTGAGCCGCAGGCCATACGCTTTCAGGCCGACCAACATCGGCGCCAAATTTTCGGGGTCAGCTTGCAGCATTTCTGCTAAAAAAAGCAGCTCAAACTCCCGACCCTCGACCTCGAATTCGCTGAGCACGCGGGCGATACGCGGAGCGAGACGCACATCAAATAATTGCGGTGCGGAAATATTTAAAGCGAATGGGAGGTATCCCCATTCA is a window of Pseudomonadota bacterium DNA encoding:
- a CDS encoding alpha/beta hydrolase, giving the protein MMTINNKYLEIEQHGQGDAMIMVHGLGGTSNAWYPQATLLARSFHVIRPDMEGSGRSPAKGKISIASLVKDVSKLMDKLNIKSAHFIGHSMGTIVCQHLAASSPARVKSLALLGPLAEPPQAARGAIKDRASAARSNGMTPIADTLVQVALSADSRVHQPSVAAFVREIIMRQDAEGYARTCEALAVAKSADLSKIKCRTLLITGDEDGVAPPASVQKLSRAIKGSKAIILDRCGHWTPIERSSEVNAALMNFYFG
- a CDS encoding GGDEF domain-containing protein, which codes for VGNRLPRAADDVCEPLFSCLSLPFERDGAGVNLAAAAGIALCPTHGVNSGELIARADAALDAVSEKGEIGYRFYTGELESHASQRHDRTASIFRAFQDGKFEMRYRVEVECRTQRPEVIRCVPTWRHPERGVVAVNDYQLLVQEAGMLDKFFDWTLAEVVRQKASWRDREWGYLPFALNISAPQLFDVRLAPRIARVLSEFEVEGREFELLFLAEMLQADPENLAPMLVGLKAYGLRLTVDGFAVGAHLLENWRGLPLDNLSLEGGILNGASANHANRLLLTALISLAHGIGLKVNASNIDSEEMLSLLRRLQCDGIRRYRSHTALPPRKIEGLLRRRGLF